A single genomic interval of Malania oleifera isolate guangnan ecotype guangnan chromosome 13, ASM2987363v1, whole genome shotgun sequence harbors:
- the LOC131145608 gene encoding uncharacterized protein LOC131145608 isoform X2, giving the protein MGSSEERVVAVIMVGGPTKGTRFRPLSLNIPKPLFPLAGQPMVHHPIFACKRIPNLVQIYLIGFYEEREFALYVSSISNELRVPVRYLREDKPHGSAGGIYNFSDLIMEDNPSHIFLLNCDVCCSFPLPDMLEAHRRYGGMGTILVIKVSAESASQFGELVADPVTNELLHYTEKPETFVSDRINCGVYIFTPDIFTAIQDVSTQRKDRANLRRVSSFEALQSATRSLSSDFVRLDQDILSPLAGKKQLYTYETMDFWEQIKTPGMSLKCSGLYLSQFRFTSPHLLASGDGTKSATIIGDVYIHPSAKVHPTAKIGPNVSISANARIGAGARLISCIILDDVEIQVQKLIKLYESMVGLISGWRRSPCQTRGYNPWGSCDC; this is encoded by the exons ATGGGAAGCTCGGAGGAGAGGGTGGTTGCTGTGATCATGGTGGGTGGACCAACTAAAG GTACACGATTCCGACCGTTGTCTTTGAATATTCCGAAGCCACTTTTTCCTTTGGCAGGTCAGCCGATGGTTCATCATCCAATTTTTGCTTGTAAAAGG ATTCCAAACTTGGTACAGATCTATCTCATTGGGTTCTATGAGGAACGGGAATTTGCATTATATGTATCCTCGATATCCAATGAGCTTAGAGTCCCGGTCAG ATATTTGAGAGAAGACAAGCCTCATGGTTCTGCTGGTGGGATTTATAATTTCAGTGATCTGATCATGGAAGACAATCCG TCACATATTTTCTTGCTGAATTGTGACGTTTGCTGCAGTTTTCCACTGCCAGATATGCTTG AGGCTCACAGAAGATATGGTGGGATGGGAACCATCCTAGTGATCAAG GTTTCTGCAGAGTCGGCAAGCCAGTTTGGGGAATTGGTAGCTGATCCAGTCACCAATGAACTGTTGCATTACACTGAGAAACCTGAAACTTTT GTAAGTGATAGAATAAACTGTGGTGTTTACATATTTACACCAGATATTTTTACTGCCATCCAAGATGTTTCCACACAGCGAAAAGACAGAG CAAATCTGAGGCGTGTGTCCAGCTTCGAAGCCCTCCAGTCTGCAACAAG GAGTCTGTCTTCAGATTTTGTGAGACTGGATCAAGACATTCTATCACCTCTTGCAGGGAAGAAACAGTTGTATACATATGAGACTATGGACTTCTGGGAACAGATTAAGACTCCTGG AATGTCTTTGAAATGTTCTGGCTTGTATCTTTCTCAATTTCGTTTCACCTCCCCTCACCTTTTGGCAAGCGGGGATGGTACAAAGAGTGCTACTATCATTGGTGATGTTTATATTCATCCATCTGCAAAAGTACATCCAACTGCTAAG ATTGGTCCCAACGTCTCAATTTCTGCGAATGCTCGTATAGGAGCAGGTGCAAGGCTCATCAGTTGTATTATCCTTGATGATGTTGAAATCCAGGTACAGAAACTCATTAAACTATATGAA AGCATGGTTGGACTGATTTCAGGCTGGAGGAGATCACCATGCCAAACTCGGGGTTACAATCCTTG GGGAAGCTGTGACTGTTGA
- the LOC131145608 gene encoding uncharacterized protein LOC131145608 isoform X1, producing MGSSEERVVAVIMVGGPTKGTRFRPLSLNIPKPLFPLAGQPMVHHPIFACKRIPNLVQIYLIGFYEEREFALYVSSISNELRVPVRYLREDKPHGSAGGIYNFSDLIMEDNPSHIFLLNCDVCCSFPLPDMLEAHRRYGGMGTILVIKVSAESASQFGELVADPVTNELLHYTEKPETFVSDRINCGVYIFTPDIFTAIQDVSTQRKDRANLRRVSSFEALQSATRSLSSDFVRLDQDILSPLAGKKQLYTYETMDFWEQIKTPGMSLKCSGLYLSQFRFTSPHLLASGDGTKSATIIGDVYIHPSAKVHPTAKIGPNVSISANARIGAGARLISCIILDDVEIQENGVVIHAIVGWKSSIGRWSRVQAGGDHHAKLGVTILGEAVTVEDEVVVINSIVLPNKTLNVSVQEEIIL from the exons ATGGGAAGCTCGGAGGAGAGGGTGGTTGCTGTGATCATGGTGGGTGGACCAACTAAAG GTACACGATTCCGACCGTTGTCTTTGAATATTCCGAAGCCACTTTTTCCTTTGGCAGGTCAGCCGATGGTTCATCATCCAATTTTTGCTTGTAAAAGG ATTCCAAACTTGGTACAGATCTATCTCATTGGGTTCTATGAGGAACGGGAATTTGCATTATATGTATCCTCGATATCCAATGAGCTTAGAGTCCCGGTCAG ATATTTGAGAGAAGACAAGCCTCATGGTTCTGCTGGTGGGATTTATAATTTCAGTGATCTGATCATGGAAGACAATCCG TCACATATTTTCTTGCTGAATTGTGACGTTTGCTGCAGTTTTCCACTGCCAGATATGCTTG AGGCTCACAGAAGATATGGTGGGATGGGAACCATCCTAGTGATCAAG GTTTCTGCAGAGTCGGCAAGCCAGTTTGGGGAATTGGTAGCTGATCCAGTCACCAATGAACTGTTGCATTACACTGAGAAACCTGAAACTTTT GTAAGTGATAGAATAAACTGTGGTGTTTACATATTTACACCAGATATTTTTACTGCCATCCAAGATGTTTCCACACAGCGAAAAGACAGAG CAAATCTGAGGCGTGTGTCCAGCTTCGAAGCCCTCCAGTCTGCAACAAG GAGTCTGTCTTCAGATTTTGTGAGACTGGATCAAGACATTCTATCACCTCTTGCAGGGAAGAAACAGTTGTATACATATGAGACTATGGACTTCTGGGAACAGATTAAGACTCCTGG AATGTCTTTGAAATGTTCTGGCTTGTATCTTTCTCAATTTCGTTTCACCTCCCCTCACCTTTTGGCAAGCGGGGATGGTACAAAGAGTGCTACTATCATTGGTGATGTTTATATTCATCCATCTGCAAAAGTACATCCAACTGCTAAG ATTGGTCCCAACGTCTCAATTTCTGCGAATGCTCGTATAGGAGCAGGTGCAAGGCTCATCAGTTGTATTATCCTTGATGATGTTGAAATCCAG GAAAACGGGGTTGTTATTCACGCAATTGTTGGGTGGAAGTCTTCTATTGGGAGATGGTCCCGAGTTCAG GCTGGAGGAGATCACCATGCCAAACTCGGGGTTACAATCCTTG GGGAAGCTGTGACTGTTGAGGATGAAGTTGTGGTGATCAACAGCATTGTCCTCCCAAACAAGACACTCAATGTCAGTGTTCAAGAAGAAATAATTCTCTAA
- the LOC131145606 gene encoding pentatricopeptide repeat-containing protein At1g74900, mitochondrial, with translation MFSLPVRRQPLQQSTSFFFLKHTSHKLTSSTSPPLPLPQEDATIANLILQADPQKLFETLENCVIHWTPELVNKVLKRLWNHGPKALQFFKLLDHHPTYAHSSSAFDHAIDIAGRMRDYKTLWALLHRMHARRLGPSPKTFAIIAERFVAAGKADRAINLFLSMHKHGCLQNLNSFNTVLDVLCKSRRVEMADNLFKVFRRRFRADTVSYNIIANGWCLVKQTPKALEVLKEMVQRGLSPTLTTYNIMLKGFFRAGQINEAWEFFLQMKKRNCEPDVITYTTVVHGFGVAGEVKKAQRVFNKMIGEGVLPSIATYNALIQVLCKKDTVENAISVFEEMVGKGYAPNSTTYNVVIRGLCHVGEMDRAVGFMQRMKDDECEPNVQTYNVVIRYFCDAGQIEKGLEIFEKMGRGNCLPNLDTYNILISAMFVRKKSDDLLVAGKLLIEMVDRGFLPRKLTFIRVLDGLLLTGNQDFAKEIMRLQSKCGRLPCHFRL, from the coding sequence ATGTTCTCTCTTCCAGTTAGAAGGCAACCTCTGCAACAAAGCACCAGCTTCTTCTTCCTAAAGCACACATCTCACAAGCTGACAAGCAGCACATCACCACCCCTGCCACTGCCACAAGAAGATGCTACCATTGCCAATCTCATCCTCCAAGCTGACCCACAAAAGCTATTTGAAACCCTAGAAAACTGCGTGATCCACTGGACACCCGAGTTAGTCAACAAAGTCCTCAAACGCCTTTGGAACCATGGGCCTAAAGCCCTCCAATTCTTCAAACTCCTTGACCACCACCCCACTTATGCACACTCCTCCTCTGCCTTTGATCATGCCATTGACATTGCAGGCCGTATGCGTGACTATAAGACCCTTTGGGCACTTCTCCACCGAATGCATGCTCGCCGGCTTGGCCCATCTCCCAAAACTTTCGCAATTATTGCGGAAAGGTTTGTTGCTGCCGGTAAAGCTGATAGAGCCATTAATCTATTCTTGTCAATGCATAAACATGGTTGTCTTCAGAATTTGAATTCCTTCAATACAGTACTAGATGTGCTGTGTAAATCGAGGCGAGTTGAGATGGCCGATAACTTGTTTAAGGTGTTTAGGAGGAGGTTTAGAGCCGATACTGTTAGTTATAATATAATTGCAAATGGGTGGTGTTTGGTCAAGCAGACCCCGAAGGCATTAGAGGTTTTGAAGGAGATGGTGCAGAGAGGTTTGAGTCCAACGCTAACAACATACAATATAATGTTAAAAGGGTTCTTCCGAGCAGGTCAAATTAATGAAGCTTGGGAAttctttttgcaaatgaagaagagGAACTGTGAGCCTGATGTAATCACATATACTACAGTGGTTCATGGGTTTGGTGTTGCAGGTGAGGTTAAAAAAGCCCAGAGGGTTTTTAACAAGATGATTGGGGAGGGTGTTCTTCCGTCGATTGCAACTTATAATGCTTTGATTCAGGTTTTGTGCAAGAAAGACACTGTAGAAAATGCTATTTCAGTTTTTGAGGAGATGGTTGGGAAAGGGTATGCTCCGAATTCAACAACGTATAATGTGGTGATTAGAGGATTGTGTCATGTGGGTGAGATGGATAGGGCAGTAGGGTTTATGCAAAGAATGAAAGATGATGAATGTGAGCCAAATGTTCAGACATACAATGTTGTGATTCGTTACTTTTGTGATGCTGGACAGATCGAGAAGGGTTTGGAGATCTTTGAGAAGATGGGTAGAGGGAATTGCTTGCCAAATTTGGATACGTACAATATTTTGATTAGTGCTATGTTTGTGAGGAAGAAATCAGATGATTTGTTGGTGGCAGGGAAGTTGTTGATAGAAATGGTTGATAGAGGGTTTCTTCCTCGAAAATTAACATTCATCAGGGTTCTAGATGGACTCTTGCTGACTGGTAATCAAGATTTTGCAAAAGAGATTATGAGATTGCAGAGTAAATGTGGTCGTCTTCCTTGTCATTTCAGGTTATGA